From Amphiprion ocellaris isolate individual 3 ecotype Okinawa chromosome 10, ASM2253959v1, whole genome shotgun sequence, one genomic window encodes:
- the bag1 gene encoding BAG family molecular chaperone regulator 1, which translates to MSEQRITVTVAYGSTKHSITLTGQDDGKGPNVKDLSDALTQATGVPSASQKLIFKGKSLKDMEESLSSYGVKEGSKLMMIGKRNSPEEEAELKKLKDIEKSVEQTAKKLEKVDGELTGLKNGFLAKDLQAEALGKLDHRVKIAAEQFMKILEQIDAMSVPENFSDCKMKKKGLVKTVQDFLAQCDKIEACISDHLSKIQSKNLALAE; encoded by the exons GATCCACTAAACACAGCATCACACTAACAGGCCAAGATGATGGCAAGGGTCCTAATGTTAAAGACCTGTCAGATGCTCTCACTCAGGCCACTGGAGTCCCATCCGCCTCACAGAAGCTCATCTTTAAAG GGAAGTCACTCAAAGACATGGAGGAGAGCCTATCTAGCTATGGAGTCAAAGAAGGCAGCAAACTCATGATGATTGGAAAGCGG AACAGTCCCGAGGAAGAAGCTGAACTGAAGAAGCTAAAAGACATCGAGAAGTCTGTGGAACAGACAGCTAAAAAGCTTGAGAAGGTAGATGGGGAGCTGACTGGACTAAAAAAT GGCTTCCTGGCCAAAGACCTTCAAGCAGAGGCGCTGGGCAAATTAGACCATAGAGTGAAAATAGCAGCTGAGCAGTTTATGAAGATCCTGGAGCAGATAGATGCTATG AGTGTCCCAGAAAATTTTAGTGActgcaaaatgaagaaaaagggaCTTGTAAAGACAGTGCAG GATTTCCTTGCCCAGTGCGACAAGATCGAGGCTTGTATATCAGACCACCTATCAAAGATCCAGTCGAAAAACCTTGCCCTGGCAGAGTAG
- the myl12.2 gene encoding myosin, light chain 12, genome duplicate 2, with protein sequence MSSKRAKGKNTKKRPQRATSNVFAMFDQSQIQEFKEAFNMIDQNRDGFIDKEDLHDMLASLGKNPTDEYLEAMMNEAPGPINFTMFLTMFGEKLNGTDPEDVIRNAFACFDEEGTGVIQEEYLRELLTTMGDRFTDEEVDELFREAPIDKKGNFNYVAFTRILKHGAKDKDD encoded by the exons ATGTCAAGCAAAAGGGCCAAGGGGAAGAACACCAAGAAGCGTCCCCAGCGTGCCACCTCCAATGTGTTTGCTATGTTTGATCAGTCTCAAATCCAGGAGTTCAAGGAGGCTTTCAATATGATCGACCAAAACAGGGATGGCTTCATTGACAAAGAAGACCTTCATGACATGCTGGCCTCATTAG GTAAGAACCCCACAGATGAGTACCTGGAGGCCATGATGAATGAAGCACCAGGTCCAATCAACTTCACTATGTTTCTGACCATGTTTGGGGAGAAGCTGAACGGCACAGATCCAGAGGATGTGATCCGCAACGCTTTTGCCTGCTTTGACGAGGAGGGCACTG GTGTGATTCAGGAGGAGTACCTGCGGGAGCTGCTCACTACAATGGGCGACAGGTTTACAGATGAGGAAGTTGACGAGTTGTTCCGTGAGGCTCCCATTGACAAGAAAGGCAACTTCAACTATGTAGCATTCACACGTATTCTAAAACATGGTGCAAAGGATAAGGACGATTAG